One region of Drosophila teissieri strain GT53w chromosome 2L, Prin_Dtei_1.1, whole genome shotgun sequence genomic DNA includes:
- the LOC122616049 gene encoding C-type lectin 37Db, with protein MSMCIKASFGLLLLALILECANAQTCEQPFSRVGNKCYHVSLQKANWHVADRSCRKLGAELMVLDNEEDKRLTTEFLKSMGLSFTQSWHHSVWAGINCLGNRRIFLLAKNGDAVPYLNWVPREPNNASPEEDCVGFANYNGAFGYHDIECKVQFPFVCQREPATDYLCLKRDLFLEALL; from the exons ATGAGCATGTGCATCAAAGCGTCTTTCGGACTCCTACTCCTGGCTCTGATTTTGGAATGTGCCAATGCACAGACGTGTGAGCAGCCTTTTAGTCGAGTTGGAAACAAGTGCTACCACGTGTCCTTACAAAAG GCCAATTGGCATGTCGCCGATCGCAGTTGTCGTAAACTTGGTGCCGAACTTATGGTGCTTGACAACGAAGAGGACAAACGCCTTACAACCGAGTTCCTGAAGAGTATGGGACTTTCCTTTACCCAAAGCTGGCATCATTCCGTTTGGGCTGGCATCAATTGCTTGGGTAACCGGCGCATCTTCCTTCTTGCCAAGAACGGCGACGCTGTGCCGTACCTAAACTGGGTGCCTCGGGAGCCAAACAACGCTTCTCCCGAAGAGGATTGTGTGGGATTCGCCAACTACAACGGAGCCTTTGGGTATCACGATATAGAGTGCAAGGTTCAGTTTCCATTTGTGTGCCAGAGGGAACCAGCAACGGACTATCTCTGCCTTAAGCGGGATCTCTTTCTAGAGGCCCTTTTGTAG
- the LOC122616040 gene encoding 60S ribosomal protein L9, whose amino-acid sequence MRTINSNQCVKIPKDIKASVKARVVTITGTRGTLKRSFKHLALDMYMPDKRTLKVEKWFGTKKELAAVRTVCSHIENMIKGVTFGFQYKMRAVYAHFPINCVTSENNTVIEIRNFLGEKYIRRVEMAAGVTVVNSTAQKDELIVEGNDIESVSGSAALIQQSTTVKNKDIRKFLDGLYVSEKTTVVKVES is encoded by the exons ATGCGTACCATCAATTCCAACCAGTGCGTGAAGATCCCCAAGGATATCAAGGCCTCCGTGAAGGCCCGTGTGGTGACCATCACCGGAACCCGCGGCACCCTGAAGCGCAGCTTCAAGCACTTGGCCCTGGACATGTACATGCCCGACAAGCGCACCCTGAAGGTGGAGAAGTGGTTCGGTACCAAGAAGGAGCTGGCCGCCGTCCGTACCGTCTGCAGTCACATCGAGAACATGATTAAGG GAGTCACGTTCGGTTTCCAGTACAAGATGCGTGCTGTGTACGCCCATTTCCCCATCAACTGTGTCACCTCCGAGAACAACACGGTCATTGAGATCCGTAACTTCTTGGGCGAGAAGTACATCCGTCGTGTGGAGATGGCTGCTGGCGTCACCGTGGTGAACTCCACTGCCCAGAAGGACGAGCTCATCGTGGAGGGAAACGATATTGAGTCGGTCTCCGGATCTGCCGCCCTCATCCAGCAGTCCACAACCGTCAAGAACAAGGATATCCGTAAGTTCCTTGACGGTCTGTACGTGTCCGAGAAGACGACCGTTGTGAAGGTAGAGTCTTAG
- the LOC122611946 gene encoding nuclear pore complex protein Nup154, whose amino-acid sequence MAAPQAQLDFFATAGSMLEWHDNLDRNKPGLLELTGVSQHGRATMSGLNDYDYQTLSFLKSDGAHNLQQLRTVTKSAIPNEILEHFKHIKCHCTMGLFPEIGRAWLTIDSEIYIWTFNQARDVAYYDGLSHLIVSVGLVKPKPDVFVQDVKYLLILTTPIEVIVLGVTFGESSNNEMQLMNRPIFVIGTDNVSISVIKGTDDGRIFLGGRDGCLYEIYYQAESSWFGKRCKKINLSQGLVSYIVPSFLKVFSEVDPIERIEIDNSRKLLYVLTEKGSIEAWDISTDYTNARRLGRITQSDITNQAVSLITTVDPSIFKSVKAICPLSADDAGKLHLVAVTQCGVRLYFSTTSLNVHQQFGPTVPCSPGENTGFGQSEIQPSLSPGAEAPKGLYLLHVRLPPGYTPNATTNKPKQVHAAHYTEGTMLMITTQQQEQDLLWSVSSAPSVNFTYLVESTALESLDGVVWGLAEVHEPSTPLRRSPLNSARNSRKVALLTNQGTHIIELLKMVDVLRQILLSCNGPHHEEVKMFFQSQNQREACVTALLLATSDNYRGGDLALWATQAFMLYGGEPCYQHQKFLNANNRNLANQTLGQNTTNVRERQSMFMSTPMPNSAANSPVGYPGSQFNQPISPIGNMQASQAVCNENSPIVFSAKHDGLYMYVSRMLRSIWQMRCVNEHFCSNLSHSDCTFLLSDLRSLRSFLEVHSVHDISSSTRVSFDSHLERTNSYNTIMMSNTLLPIPEQRILSEQAQVEEKRSLSALNLFVKHACEVISLWSILNSHSFQLICLQLSPEHQKMLKCCTFRDLLVTRSEVCAFLIISLINLYLKDKAGVSEVSMNLRENCPNLYRHEDDVTYKATELLMNAKNCTSAAEKDRKLRTTLQMCKEAAPTLPLHSICQQFISADFYEGVIELSAVCASKSDPEEVGVHFYNNGEPAEDREGYTCFATRMTYYKEVQLMLDHIYQTACNKSHIQDKSPSQHNGTAKASDAKNAAKQTIPKIVAQTLQVKDPLIHVTLYEWLLAHDMVSELLDVVEPSLGEFLRRSVSRNGENVILIDLLWKYYEKNGHHSQAAQILDNLAMTRSENITLEQRIEYLVRAVMCMRNGNVGSSITNGIFLKELEDKLDIARVQKAVLVAMTELARVKLEAATAVKELNYALYDITQLYQHFAEPFDLWECQLSILNCSHHNDPLLIESVWGHIINSVVDEPGTTSERSNRLFTKIELLVREYGESGACFPFAFLIRELEIKACQLRLPEGIVPEKLVTMNLDVELLLEYYSRMISMNERVWANEGNEWHLIQSAIRVVSLLADNAQSIWYRSKRRIVGKAQDIVAGCLNICYQKPDTNRLQHSLKELQSRLQRLLV is encoded by the exons ATGGCTGCTCCGCAAGCACAGCTTGACTTTTTCGCGACGGCGGGAAGTATGCTGGAATGGCATGACAATCTGGACAGAAATAAGCCGGGTCTGCTGGAA CTGACCGGCGTTAGCCAGCATGGACGGGCCACTATGAGTGGACTCAATGACTACGATTACCAGACTCTGTCGTTCCTGAAATCGGATGGAGCACATAACCTACAACAACTGCGAACGGTGACCAAGTCGGCCATTCCCAACGAGATTCTGGAGCACTTCAAGC ACATAAAATGCCACTGTACCATGGGTCTCTTTCCGGAGATCGGACGCGCCTGGCTGACCATCGACTCGGAGATTTACATCTGGACCTTCAATCAGGCTAGGGATGTGGCCTACTACGATGGTCTGAGCCATCTGATCGTTAGCGTTGGCCTGGTGAAACCAAAACCCGACGTCTTTGTACAGGATGTCAAGTATCTCCTAATCCTAACCACGCCCATTGAGGTCATTGTCCTGGGCGTAACCTTCGGTGAGAGCTCGAACAACGAAATGCAGCTGATGAACCGGCCCATTTTCGTGATTGGCACCGACAACGTGTCCATCAGCGTCATAAAAGGAACGGACGACGGCCGCATCTTTTTGGGCGGCCGCGATGGGTGCCTCTATGAGATATACTACCAGGCCGAGTCCAGTTGGTTTGGCAAGCGATGCAAGAAGATAAATCTCTCTCAAGGACTGGTCTCCTATATAGTTCCCAGCTTTCTGAAGGTCTTTTCG GAAGTAGATCCAATAGAACGCATTGAAATCGATAACAGCCGCAAGCTTCTCTATGTCCTTACGGAAAAAGGTTCCATCGAAGCTTGGGATATTAGTACGGATTACACGAATGCTCGAAGACTGGGTCGGATAACGCAGAGCGATATTACAAATCAAGCAGTCAGTCTGATCAC GACTGTGGACCCGtccatttttaaaagtgtgaaAGCCATCTGCCCTCTGAGCGCTGACGATGCCGGCAAACTACATCTTGTGGCCGTTACTCAGTGCGGTGTGCGACTATATTTCTCCACAACGTCGCTAAATGTGCATCAGCAATTTGGTCCTACAGTTCCTTGCAGTCCAGGCGAGAATACAGGATTCGGTCAGTCAGAAATTCAGCCATCACTGTCGCCAGGGGCCGAGGCTCCTAAGGGACTCTATCTGCTCCACGTGCGCCTACCGCCCGGCTACACCCCAAATGCCACCACCAACAAGCCAAAGCAGGTGCATGCCGCTCACTACACGGAAGGCACCATGCTGATGATCacaacgcagcagcaggagcaggatctgCTCTGGTCGGTCAGCTCGGCCCCATCGGTTAACTTTACGTACCTGGTGGAGTCGACGGCTCTGGAGAGCCTGGATGGAGTCGTCTGGGGTTTGGCTGAGGTGCATGAACCGTCGACGCCTCTGCGAAGGTCTCCCCTAAACAGTGCTCGAAACTCCCGCAAAGTAGCGCTGCTCACCAACCAAGGCACACATATCATAGAGCTGCTCAAAATGGTGGACGTGCTGCGACAGATTCTTCTGTCGTGCAATGGTCCGCACCACGAGGAGGTGAAGATGTTCTTCCAATCGCAGAACCAGCGAGAGGCGTGTGTCACGGCTCTGCTGCTGGCCACATCGGATAATTATCGTGGCGGTGACCTTGCTTTGTGGGCCACCCAGGCGTTTATGCTGTACGGTGGAGAGCCATGCTATCAGCATCAAAAGTTCCTGAACGCCAATAACCGCAATCTGGCTAATCAAACACTGGGCCAAAATACTACAAACGTAAGGGAGCGTCAGTCTATGTTTATGTCCACGCCGATGCCAAATAGTGCGGCCAACAGTCCGGTTGGTTATCCTGGGTCGCAGTTCAATCAGCCCATCAGTCCAA TTGGAAATATGCAGGCATCACAGGCGGTTTGTAATGAGAATTCGCCAATCGTCTTCTCGGCCAAGCACGACGGACTTTACATGTATGTGTCCCGCATGTTGCGTTCTATTTGGCAAATGCGTTGTGTAAATGAACACTTTTGCTCCAATCTGAGTCATAGTGATTGTACCTTCTTGCTATCCGATCTGCGATCACTGCGCAGCTTCCTGGAAGTGCATTCTGTGCACGATATTTCCT CGTCTACTCGAGTGTCGTTTGACAGCCATTTGGAAAGAACCAATTCATACAACACCATCATGATGAGCAACACTCTACTGCCAATTCCGGAGCAACGCATTTTGTCCGAGCAGGCTCAAGTGGAGGAAAAACGTTCGCTTTCCGCACTCAACCTCTTTGTCA AACATGCCTGTGAGGTTATATCGTTGTGGAGCATACTTAACTCGCATTCCTTCCAGCTGATATGCTTGCAACTCAGTCCGGAACATCAAAAGATGTTGAAATGCTGCACCTTCCGGGATCTTCTCGTCACTCGTTCCGAGGTCTGCGCATTCTTGATCATCTCACTGATCAATCTGTATCTCAAGGACAAGGCGGGTGTATCCGAAGTATCTATGAATTTGCGGGAGAACTGCCCAAACCTCTATAGGCATGAGGATGACGTGACATACAAGGCCACCGAGTTGTTAATGAATGCAAAGAATTGCACTTCAGCCGCCGAAAAGGATCGAAAGCTGCGAACCACCCTGCAAATGTGCAAGGAAGCTGCTCCCACTCTGCCACTGCATAGTATTTGCCAGCAGTTTATTTCAGCTGACTTCTACGAGGGAGTGATCGAGCTTTCGGCTGTTTGTGCCTCAAAAAGTGATCCTGAGGAGGTTGGTGTACATTTCTATAACAATGGAGAACCCGCCGAGGATCGCGAGGGTTACACTTGCTTTGCTACAAG GATGACCTACTACAAGGAAGTGCAACTTATGCTGGACCATATCTATCAGACTGCATGCAACAAGTCGCACATTCAGGATAAGTCGCCAAGTCAACATAATGGTACAGCCAAAGCCTCAGATGCCAAAAACGCCGCGAAGCAGACGATTCCAAAAATAGTGGCCCAGACCCTGCAGGTGAAGGACCCGCTCATCCATGTAACGCTCTACGAATGGCTGCTGGCTCACGACATGGTCAGTGAGCTTTTAGACGTGGTCGAGCCCTCATTAGGAGAATTCTTGCGGCGCAGTGTGTCTCGAAACGGAGAGAATGTCATTCTGATCGATTTGCTGTGGAAGTACTACGAAAAGAATGGCCATCATTCCCAGGCAGCCCAGATATTGGACAATTTGGCTATGACACGCAGTGAAAACATAACTCTGGAGCAGCGCATTGAGTACTTGGTGCGGGCTGTTATGTGTATGCGAAATGGCAACGTTGGCTCATCAATAACTAATGGAATATTCCTGAAAGAGCTGGAGGATAAG CTGGATATCGCACGAGTGCAAAAAGCAGTGCTGGTCGCAATGACAGAATTGGCTCGCGTTAAGCTGGAAGCCGCTACGGCTGTAAAGGAGCTAAACTATGCGTTGTACGACATAACTCAGCTATACCAGCACTTTGCGGAGCCCTTCGACCTCTGGGAGTGCCAATTGTCCATCCTGAACTGCTCGCATCACAACGACCCCCTTCTGATCGAGTCCGTTTGGGGTCACATCATCAATAGCGTTGTAGATGAGCCGGGCACAACTAGTGAGCGCAGCAATAGGTTGTTCACGAAAATCGAGCTTTTGGTAAGGGAGTACGGTGAGTCTGGGGCTTGCTTTCCCTTTGCTTTTCTCATAAGGGAACTTGAGATAAAAGCCTGCCAACTGCGATTGCCCGAGGGAATAGTGCCCGAAAAACTGGTGACCATGAATTTGGACGTTGAATTGCTCCTGGAATACTATTCGAG GATGATTTCAATGAACGAACGAGTGTGGGCCAACGAAGGTAATGAGTGGCATTTAATACAATCCGCCATACGAGTGGTCTCCCTCCTGGCAGACAACGCACAATCCATTTGGTACCGTTCAAA ACGACGAATTGTTGGCAAGGCTCAAGACATAGTGGCCGGCTGCCTGAACATTTGCTACCAAAAGCCCGACACTAACCGTCTTCAACATTCGCTCAAGGAACTTCAGAGTCGATTGCAGCGGTTGTTGGTTTGA